A genomic stretch from Oncorhynchus tshawytscha isolate Ot180627B linkage group LG07, Otsh_v2.0, whole genome shotgun sequence includes:
- the LOC112254171 gene encoding uncharacterized protein LOC112254171, translated as MDVGQEEGEEVEEEEKELEEDDVIEVVDEEVETVIKQTEEVSPPSLDLSSPEQIPIQNPPPIQNTPPVQRPVLSRVNCVLDQQFSDFSTEMQILLLRESVHYSSPLIPSQSPPGHPPILPFSEYVSFYNSSPPMQDYVSSLRDRMGTVIDTQEQWIPSMVATDSPLVFSNNNHHHASHVHRTTYNWYPSSRGPVSHSVPSPHPPSLSAPGRASSDSYSSLPVSHSVPNCHSPASPSGPGLNLASSNTYSSLSVYQFPSAVSQFNSNNNNHVIIRSSSFPGPGTASPFTPPLYNNPAQTELPLSQLHSGLAPLPIQPLALGNQWITRAQTTENPDSDCREQLGTCKPSAMSTTTKNTDLDARGLRGKCKAQTSAKFQSKDNVIIVDPPISEATMVAPHHFTQMIESSSGVGGPFPSSGPDPPAPISSLISQLKPELFSTLVKIIKDVQKKSVQFYIHHIKEYIQRLGNIEHSPESFLERENRLEKYGSHAEQGNHSSRS; from the exons ATGGATGTTGGacaagaagagggagaggaggtagaggaggaagaaaaAGAGTTGGAGGAGGACGATGTGATTGAAGTGGTAGATGAAGAGGTGGAGACGGTTATAAAGCAGACAGAAGAGGTGTCACCACCCTCTCTTGACCTCAGTTCTCCTGAGCAGATTCCCATCCAAAATCCTCCCCCCATCCAGAACACTCCTCCCGTCCAGAGGCCCGTGCTGAGCAGAGTGAACTGTGTCCTGGACCAGCAGTTCAGCGACTTCTCTACAGAGATGCAGATCCTCCTGCTCAGAGAGAGTGTCCACTACAGCTCCCCACTGATCCCTAGCCAGAGTCCTCCAGGCCATCCCCCCATCCTGCCCTTTTCTGAGTATGTCTCCTTCTACAACTCCTCCCCGCCTATGCAGGACTACGTCAGCTCCCTGAGAGACCGCATGGGCACCGTCATAGACACACAGGAGCAATGGATTCCTAGCATGGTGGCCACTGACTCTCCCCTGGTCTTTTCTAACAataaccaccaccatgctagCCACGTTCATAGAACTACATACAACTGGTACCCTTCTTCTCGTGGCCCTGTTTCTCACTCTGTccccagccctcaccctccgTCCCTGTCTGCCCCTGGTCGTGCTAGTTCAGACTCTTACAGTTCTCTACCCGTGTCTCATTCTGTCCCCAACTGCcactctcctgcctctccttctggCCCCGGCCTTAACCTTGCTAGTTCAAACACTTACAGTTCTTTATCAGTTTATCAGTTTCCCTCAGCTGTGTCTCAgtttaatagtaataataacaatcaTGTTATTATTCGCTCTTCATCCTTCCCCGGTCCTGGCACTGCCTCTCCTTTTACCCCTCCCCTCTACAACAACCCAGCCCAGACAGAGCTGCCTCTATCTCAGCTGCACTCTGGTCTAGCgcccctccccatccaaccactGGCACTGGGCAACCAGTGGATAACAAGAGCGCAAACAACAGAGAACCCGGACTCAGACTGCCGAGAGCAACTGGGAACGTGCAAGCCAAGTGCTATGTCAACCACGACAAAGAACACCGACTTAGATGCTCGAGGGCTACGGGGAAAGTGTAAGGCACAAACGAGTGCAAAGTTTCAATCAAAAGACAATGTCATAATTGTTGATCCTCCGATTTCAGAAGCCACCATGGTGGCTCCACATCATTTCACTCAGATGATTGAGAGTTCTTCAGGGGTGGGAGGGCCTTTCCCAAGCTCAGGGCCAGATCCACCTGCACCCATCAGTAGTCTAATTAGCCAGCTGAAACCTGAGCTGTTCAGTACCCTGGTGAAGATTATAAAAGATGTCCAGAAGAAATCTGTCCAGTTCTACATCCACCATATTAAG GAGTACATCCAGAGATTGGGGAACATAGAACACAGTCCTGAGAGTTTCTTGGAAAGAGAGAACCGTTTGGAAAAGTATGGTTCTCATGCAGAACAAGGAAATCACAGCTCACGTTCGTAA
- the LOC112254170 gene encoding protein TASOR isoform X2 translates to MESHSGDNIPASKCSSVKYYTTLPSETTPTEDGEHSSEQAGGTETRPRSETSTQYIPKAGGHLHFQIPRKNKEKRALFQHVSSESREFEDILTILSSSYIEASSNRTFAYTKLRIVHSELLEKNFVEKRRELKLDGRTEKELEETHCFLTADSIKLPWICENGLLVGHSWITALGNPAKGVYLSKYSDLLQINPFNPGVMGEIIIFKVIKGKVKSIYDNMSKNLLDPTLKFDSHLSKNASIVTSLTSYRAYDLTQQYFYEYDFDELKAQPRHVCPYAVVSFQFKGKDAPLQAKPMAPLRSNSQTSVGNKGRSKYTVWSGELVNEGRAVSQVSFCSFSPPFLPFKLPEKLELGLVMSMDQVTQMIPSALFSWNLYAGSHQVLKSGTHCSLLEVVDKSKSGDCLAALLQGMETQRLVLVHMLADKGFLFLLSSVQMATPTERRDGLKKCLRALFVFQESRDVAKYSSKCPTTQEPLQTSSRDPAMPQLNSFVPALHHALVKVCCTPPADLSAGVERQARDYLSGLHHGKRRHIPMTEYDTKLDDRGKLFPAPKHHKLNMEGYLRSYIYNPNLYTMPVFQAKEMVESYCTVPDDNSPVMGWEGSGAKSVVGSEVNPYGATAAQSPGVQVNHSLSQFPTDAKPQKLKELINLILCWRNIEGDVRKKGVPQGGRKQGAGGLDPRGLKRKTAERTLNYRKKASQERGRRDRRTAAEKGQGPSCLSSVMLQSVGLRDVDLRRDRSEAAFKLSEGRGGGGWSREGTEQTKALLFDRMIKLGLPPNQDIDLRKRPSGGLQVKADFLESKQQGARTVWRASAPVPMVKCPEDHSPNIRGKNRCHGSSSPSQG, encoded by the exons CGTTGTTCCAGCATGTGTCCTCTGAGTCCAGGGAGTTTGAGGACATCTTGACTATTCTGTCTTCCAGCTACATAGAAGCCAGCTCCAACAGGACGTTCGCGTACACAAAGCTAAGAATCGTCCACAGCGAACTGCTGGAGAAGAAT TTtgtagagaaaaggagggagCTGAAGCTGGATGGGAGGACAGAGAAGGAGCTGGAGGAGACCCACTGTTTCCTGACTGCTGACTCCATCAAG CTACCATGGATCTGTGAGAATGGACTTCTTGTGGGGCACAGCTGGATCACCGCTCTGGGAAATCCAGCTAAGG GTGTTTATTTGTCTAAATACTCAGACTTACTGCAGATCAATCCTTTTAACCCTGGAGTCATGGGTGAGATCATCATATTCAAGGTTATCAAG GGTAAAGTAAAGAGCATCTATGATAACATGTCTAAGAACCTTTTGGATCCCACACTCAAGTTTGACAGCCATTTATCGAAGAATGCCAGCATAGTCACATCTCTCACCTCCTATAGAGCCTATGACCTCACTCAG CAATACTTCTATGAGTATGACTTTGATGAGCTGAAGGCTCAGCCGAGGCATGTGTGCCCCTATGCAGTGGTCTCTTTCCAGTTCAAAGGCAAAGATGCTCCGTTACAAGCCAAGCCCATGGCTCCCCTAAG GTCAAACAGCCAAACATCTGTAGGAAATAAAG GCAGGAGTAAATACACAGTGTGGAGTGGAGAGCTTGTGAATGAGGGTAGAGCAGTGTCCCAGGTCTCCTtctgctccttctctccccccttcctgCCTTTCAAACT GCCAGAGAAGCTGGAGCTGGGTCTGGTGATGAGTATGGACCAGGTAACTCAGATGATACCCTCGGCTCTGTTCTCCTGGAACCTGTACGCAGGCAGCCACCAAG tGTTGAAGAGTGGGACACACTGCAGTCTGCTGGAGGTGGTGGATAAGAGCAAGTCAGGAGACTGTCTGGCAGCACTGCTTCAAGGCATGGAGACACAGCGACTG GTTCTTGTCCACATGTTGGCTGACAAAGGATTCCTGTTCCTCCTGTCTTCAGTTCAGATGGCCACTCCAACTG aaaGAAGAGATGGGTTGAAAAAATGCCTTCGAGCGCTATTTGTTTTTCAGGAGTCCAGGGACGTGGCAAAATACAGTTCAAAGTGTCCAACTACCCAGGAGCCTTTACAGACGTCCTCCCGTGACCCCGCCATGCCCCAGCTGAACAGCTTTGTCCCAGCCCTGCATCACGCCCTGGTCAAGGTGTGCTGCACCCCGCCCGCTGACCTCTCGGCCGGGGTCGAGCGCCAGGCCAGGGACTACCTCAGTGGACTCCACCATGGAAAG CGCCGCCACATCCCCATGACTGAATATGACACCAAGCTGGATGACCGGGGGAAGCTGTTCCCGGCTCCCAAACACCACAAACTCAACATGGAGGGCTACCTGCGCTCCTACATCTACAACCCCAACCTCTACACCATGCCTGTTTTCCAAGCCAAGGAGATGGTAGAGAGTTACTGCACTGTGCCCGATGACAACAGCCCTGTAATGGGCTGGGAGGGCAGTGGAGCCAAGTCAGTGGTAGGGTCAGAGGTCAATCCTTATGGTGCCACTGCTGCCCAGTCCCCGGGGGTCCAGgtcaaccactctctctctcagtttcccaCTGACGCCAAACCTCAGAAGTTGAAGGAGCTGATTAACCTGATACTGTGTTGGCGGAACATAGAGGGGGATGTCCGGAAGAAGGGAGTGCCGCAGGGAGGACGAAAGCAGGGGGCAGGTGGGTTGGACCCCCGAGGACTGAAGAGGAAGACTGCAGAGAGGACTCTGAACTACCGGAAGAAGGCCTCACAGGAAAGAGGCAGAAGGGATAGGAGAACAG CTGCAGAAAAGGGCCAGGGCCCTTCTTGTCTGTCCTCTGTGATGCTGCAGAGTGTTGGTCTGAGAGACGTGGACCTGAGGAGAGACCGCTCAGAGGCTGCTTTCAAGTTgtctgaggggagaggaggaggaggatggtcaAGAGAGGGGACAGAGCAGACTAAAGCTCTGCTGTTTGATAGGATGATCAAGCTGGGCCTGCCGCCCAATCAGGACATTGACCTGAGGAAACGACCTTCTGGGGGCCTGCAGGTCAAGGCTGACTTCTTGGAG agCAAACAGCAGGGAGCACGAACAGTCTGGAGGGCTTCAGCCCCAGTTCCAATGGTGAAATGCCCAGAAGATCACAGTCCCAATATCAGGGGGAAGAACAGATGCCATGGGTCCTCATCCCCATCACAG GGCTGA
- the LOC112254167 gene encoding zinc finger protein 468, whose product MTKLQFLNVFLTERLMLAAQEIYKSVEDTILEYQEEIALRERENDHLRRRLRDAGIEIWPDRQSMALLEEEDGEHPRREWSPSMGHEERVPILIKEKRELRSSQGDEQLRGHGSCSTPESIFTPPRVTNEYPQDPPHSSNLPQNPSVENRERDPGPRSSSRHVKSEVSHRGSSSSSSNSVPQPLATVNPNCSNENNIDIIGVENGGQMLVSGSKGRAGGSRGQASHLGDQGSNAAAECGKSPLQVHVSSFCCKVCGEAFSHVGHLHVHVQVHTREKPYRCGVCGKCCSSSGRLQEHARSHTGEKPFRCQICGKGFTQMAHLKVHMRIHTGEKPYSCPVCGKCFSRSDKIKRHLQTHSREGTYFSGQ is encoded by the exons ATGACAAAACTGCAGTTTTTAAACGTATTTTTGACCGAGCGGCTTATGCTCGCTGCCCAGGAGATCTACAAATCTGTCGAAGACACGATTTTGGAATACCAAGAGGAGATTGCgctcagggagagggagaacgaccATCTGAGACGCAGACTCCGAGACGCTGGGATTGAAATATGGCCAG ACCGTCAGTCTATGGcactattggaggaggaggatggcgaGCATCCTCGCCGGGAGTGGAGCCCCAGCATGGGCCATGAGGAGCGAGTCCCCATCCTGATCAAGGAGAAACGGGAGCTCAGGTCCAGCCAGGGGGACGAGCAACTCCGGGGCCATGGCTCCTGCAGCACCCCAGAGTCCATCTTCACTCCTCCCCGCGTCACCAACGAATACCCCCAGGACCCTCCCCACTCCTCTAACCTGCCCCAGAACCCGTCGGTGGAGAACAGAGAGCGGGACCCTGGTCCCAGAAGCTCATCCAGACACGTCAAGTCAGAAGTGTCCCACAGAGGCTCCTCATCATCTTCGTCCAACAGCGTCCCGCAGCCCCTCGCCACAGTCAACCCCAACTGCTCCAACGAGAACAACATTGACATCATTGGAGTGGAGAACGGAGGACAGATGTTGGTGTCTGGGTCTAAAGGACGAGCTGGTGGGAGCAGAGGTCAGGCCTCCCATTTAGGTGACCAGGGCAGTAACGCGGCCGCAGAGTGTGGAAAATCCCCCCTCCAGGTGCACGTGTCATCGTTCTGCTGCAAGGTGTGTGGGGAGGCATTCAGCCACGTTGGACACCTGCATGTCCATGTCCAGGTGCACACCCGGGAGAAGCCGTACCGCTGCGGGGTGTGTGGGAAGTGTTGCAGCTCCTCCGGCAGGCTCCAGGAGCACGCCAGGagtcacactggagagaagccgtTCCGCTGCCAGATCTGTGGGAAGGGATTCACCCAGATGGCCCATTTGAAGGTCCACATGCGGATCCACACGGGAGAGAAACCATACAGCTGCCCAGTGTGTGGAAAGTGCTTCAGCCGCTCCGACAAAATCAAACGTCATCTCCAGACCCACAGTCGTGAGGGCACTTACTTCTCAGGGCAGTAA
- the LOC112254170 gene encoding protein TASOR isoform X1: MESHSGDNIPASKCSSVKYYTTLPSETTPTEDGEHSSEQAGGTETRPRSETSTQYIPKAGGHLHFQIPRKNKEKRALFQHVSSESREFEDILTILSSSYIEASSNRTFAYTKLRIVHSELLEKNFVEKRRELKLDGRTEKELEETHCFLTADSIKLPWICENGLLVGHSWITALGNPAKGVYLSKYSDLLQINPFNPGVMGEIIIFKVIKGKVKSIYDNMSKNLLDPTLKFDSHLSKNASIVTSLTSYRAYDLTQQYFYEYDFDELKAQPRHVCPYAVVSFQFKGKDAPLQAKPMAPLRSNSQTSVGNKGRSKYTVWSGELVNEGRAVSQVSFCSFSPPFLPFKLPEKLELGLVMSMDQVTQMIPSALFSWNLYAGSHQVLKSGTHCSLLEVVDKSKSGDCLAALLQGMETQRLVLVHMLADKGFLFLLSSVQMATPTERRDGLKKCLRALFVFQESRDVAKYSSKCPTTQEPLQTSSRDPAMPQLNSFVPALHHALVKVCCTPPADLSAGVERQARDYLSGLHHGKRRHIPMTEYDTKLDDRGKLFPAPKHHKLNMEGYLRSYIYNPNLYTMPVFQAKEMVESYCTVPDDNSPVMGWEGSGAKSVVGSEVNPYGATAAQSPGVQVNHSLSQFPTDAKPQKLKELINLILCWRNIEGDVRKKGVPQGGRKQGAGGLDPRGLKRKTAERTLNYRKKASQERGRRDRRTAAAEKGQGPSCLSSVMLQSVGLRDVDLRRDRSEAAFKLSEGRGGGGWSREGTEQTKALLFDRMIKLGLPPNQDIDLRKRPSGGLQVKADFLESKQQGARTVWRASAPVPMVKCPEDHSPNIRGKNRCHGSSSPSQG; this comes from the exons CGTTGTTCCAGCATGTGTCCTCTGAGTCCAGGGAGTTTGAGGACATCTTGACTATTCTGTCTTCCAGCTACATAGAAGCCAGCTCCAACAGGACGTTCGCGTACACAAAGCTAAGAATCGTCCACAGCGAACTGCTGGAGAAGAAT TTtgtagagaaaaggagggagCTGAAGCTGGATGGGAGGACAGAGAAGGAGCTGGAGGAGACCCACTGTTTCCTGACTGCTGACTCCATCAAG CTACCATGGATCTGTGAGAATGGACTTCTTGTGGGGCACAGCTGGATCACCGCTCTGGGAAATCCAGCTAAGG GTGTTTATTTGTCTAAATACTCAGACTTACTGCAGATCAATCCTTTTAACCCTGGAGTCATGGGTGAGATCATCATATTCAAGGTTATCAAG GGTAAAGTAAAGAGCATCTATGATAACATGTCTAAGAACCTTTTGGATCCCACACTCAAGTTTGACAGCCATTTATCGAAGAATGCCAGCATAGTCACATCTCTCACCTCCTATAGAGCCTATGACCTCACTCAG CAATACTTCTATGAGTATGACTTTGATGAGCTGAAGGCTCAGCCGAGGCATGTGTGCCCCTATGCAGTGGTCTCTTTCCAGTTCAAAGGCAAAGATGCTCCGTTACAAGCCAAGCCCATGGCTCCCCTAAG GTCAAACAGCCAAACATCTGTAGGAAATAAAG GCAGGAGTAAATACACAGTGTGGAGTGGAGAGCTTGTGAATGAGGGTAGAGCAGTGTCCCAGGTCTCCTtctgctccttctctccccccttcctgCCTTTCAAACT GCCAGAGAAGCTGGAGCTGGGTCTGGTGATGAGTATGGACCAGGTAACTCAGATGATACCCTCGGCTCTGTTCTCCTGGAACCTGTACGCAGGCAGCCACCAAG tGTTGAAGAGTGGGACACACTGCAGTCTGCTGGAGGTGGTGGATAAGAGCAAGTCAGGAGACTGTCTGGCAGCACTGCTTCAAGGCATGGAGACACAGCGACTG GTTCTTGTCCACATGTTGGCTGACAAAGGATTCCTGTTCCTCCTGTCTTCAGTTCAGATGGCCACTCCAACTG aaaGAAGAGATGGGTTGAAAAAATGCCTTCGAGCGCTATTTGTTTTTCAGGAGTCCAGGGACGTGGCAAAATACAGTTCAAAGTGTCCAACTACCCAGGAGCCTTTACAGACGTCCTCCCGTGACCCCGCCATGCCCCAGCTGAACAGCTTTGTCCCAGCCCTGCATCACGCCCTGGTCAAGGTGTGCTGCACCCCGCCCGCTGACCTCTCGGCCGGGGTCGAGCGCCAGGCCAGGGACTACCTCAGTGGACTCCACCATGGAAAG CGCCGCCACATCCCCATGACTGAATATGACACCAAGCTGGATGACCGGGGGAAGCTGTTCCCGGCTCCCAAACACCACAAACTCAACATGGAGGGCTACCTGCGCTCCTACATCTACAACCCCAACCTCTACACCATGCCTGTTTTCCAAGCCAAGGAGATGGTAGAGAGTTACTGCACTGTGCCCGATGACAACAGCCCTGTAATGGGCTGGGAGGGCAGTGGAGCCAAGTCAGTGGTAGGGTCAGAGGTCAATCCTTATGGTGCCACTGCTGCCCAGTCCCCGGGGGTCCAGgtcaaccactctctctctcagtttcccaCTGACGCCAAACCTCAGAAGTTGAAGGAGCTGATTAACCTGATACTGTGTTGGCGGAACATAGAGGGGGATGTCCGGAAGAAGGGAGTGCCGCAGGGAGGACGAAAGCAGGGGGCAGGTGGGTTGGACCCCCGAGGACTGAAGAGGAAGACTGCAGAGAGGACTCTGAACTACCGGAAGAAGGCCTCACAGGAAAGAGGCAGAAGGGATAGGAGAACAG cAGCTGCAGAAAAGGGCCAGGGCCCTTCTTGTCTGTCCTCTGTGATGCTGCAGAGTGTTGGTCTGAGAGACGTGGACCTGAGGAGAGACCGCTCAGAGGCTGCTTTCAAGTTgtctgaggggagaggaggaggaggatggtcaAGAGAGGGGACAGAGCAGACTAAAGCTCTGCTGTTTGATAGGATGATCAAGCTGGGCCTGCCGCCCAATCAGGACATTGACCTGAGGAAACGACCTTCTGGGGGCCTGCAGGTCAAGGCTGACTTCTTGGAG agCAAACAGCAGGGAGCACGAACAGTCTGGAGGGCTTCAGCCCCAGTTCCAATGGTGAAATGCCCAGAAGATCACAGTCCCAATATCAGGGGGAAGAACAGATGCCATGGGTCCTCATCCCCATCACAG GGCTGA